The following coding sequences are from one Ruminococcus flavefaciens AE3010 window:
- a CDS encoding antitoxin VbhA family protein yields MQIVDKQRKTRYNIVVKELMAMQNVTTEKALKNQLASVRMEGYRFSEKEIENVRKCLSGELSFKQFTDKIIKDSKRK; encoded by the coding sequence GTGCAGATAGTTGACAAACAGCGTAAAACAAGGTATAATATCGTGGTAAAGGAGCTGATGGCAATGCAGAACGTCACCACCGAAAAAGCGCTGAAAAACCAGCTGGCTTCCGTCCGTATGGAGGGATACCGCTTTTCGGAAAAAGAGATAGAAAATGTCAGAAAATGTCTCAGCGGCGAGCTGTCATTCAAGCAGTTCACCGATAAGATAATCAAAGACAGCAAAAGGAAATAA
- a CDS encoding extracellular solute-binding protein, translated as MTKKKMTAALITAAMTLTVSACGKKKNDEKAIREFTGIFAARIAEIDRDNEIQQIIAEKTGAILREQWISDQDDIDKTFSDMMISNKYPDFMTPDAANCQKLIKEGAFIPIDSYWNEYPNIKKMYSDTEWDSVRADDGHIYYIPLFSSVNIKDTNPTHSGEAFWVQVKVLEWADYPDIKTPYEYFDLIERYLEANPTNENGEAYYGYEIEANDAWFFAMDNPPMFLDGYPNDGCCYVDTETLEAKDYNLTPTAKEWYRLLNEEYRKGIIDKEFSMLNSEQYYSKLASGRVLGMVDQNWNFSSAVNKLPPDCTYIPLGVTMDRSIPDRYRDRVAFNGSAGVGISISCEDPEAAVKFISDLLEPEILNLRFWGIEGVDYTVGDDGIFYQDEVQYAQWRNEEYRRKHICVYNYMPYYLGMAPDGINAFESTNQPNIFYEHLSEPVQRCFSAYGVQTYTGMLNDPPENSPWYPMWSFSNSVTDETNYGKVMKQIDATKHKYLPLLVMSNDFEKTWEEYLEEYNSIDTQVYFDELTAEVHRRIDK; from the coding sequence ATGACAAAAAAGAAAATGACAGCAGCTCTCATTACTGCGGCAATGACGCTGACCGTCAGCGCCTGTGGGAAAAAGAAAAATGATGAAAAAGCCATCAGAGAATTTACAGGCATCTTTGCCGCAAGGATAGCCGAGATTGACAGAGATAATGAGATACAGCAGATAATAGCTGAAAAAACAGGCGCTATCCTGCGTGAGCAGTGGATCTCAGATCAGGACGACATCGACAAGACATTCAGTGATATGATGATCTCCAATAAGTACCCCGACTTTATGACCCCCGATGCTGCAAACTGCCAGAAGCTCATAAAGGAAGGCGCATTTATACCCATAGACAGCTACTGGAACGAATATCCCAACATCAAAAAAATGTACTCGGACACCGAATGGGACAGCGTCCGCGCTGACGACGGACATATCTACTATATACCGCTGTTCTCCTCAGTAAACATAAAGGACACCAACCCGACCCACAGTGGCGAAGCCTTCTGGGTACAGGTAAAGGTCCTTGAATGGGCAGACTATCCCGACATAAAAACTCCCTACGAGTACTTTGACCTTATCGAGCGCTACCTTGAAGCCAACCCCACAAACGAAAACGGCGAGGCTTACTACGGCTATGAGATAGAGGCAAACGACGCATGGTTCTTTGCCATGGACAATCCGCCCATGTTTTTAGACGGCTATCCCAACGACGGCTGCTGCTACGTGGATACGGAAACACTCGAAGCAAAGGACTATAACCTTACACCTACCGCAAAGGAATGGTACAGGCTTCTCAATGAGGAATACCGGAAGGGCATCATCGACAAGGAGTTCTCAATGCTCAACTCCGAGCAGTACTACTCAAAGCTTGCATCAGGCAGAGTCCTCGGCATGGTAGACCAGAACTGGAACTTCTCCAGCGCCGTGAACAAGCTGCCCCCTGACTGTACGTATATCCCTCTGGGAGTTACTATGGACCGCAGTATCCCCGACAGATACCGTGACCGCGTTGCGTTCAACGGCTCCGCAGGCGTAGGCATATCTATAAGCTGCGAAGACCCCGAGGCAGCAGTAAAGTTCATAAGCGATCTCCTTGAACCCGAGATACTAAATCTCCGCTTCTGGGGAATCGAGGGAGTTGACTACACCGTAGGCGACGACGGTATATTCTATCAGGACGAAGTGCAGTACGCACAGTGGCGAAACGAGGAATACCGCAGAAAGCATATATGCGTCTACAACTATATGCCCTATTATCTCGGTATGGCTCCAGACGGAATCAATGCCTTTGAGTCCACAAATCAGCCGAATATCTTCTATGAGCACCTTTCCGAGCCTGTACAGAGATGTTTCAGCGCATACGGAGTACAGACCTATACGGGTATGCTGAACGATCCACCCGAGAACTCACCATGGTACCCAATGTGGTCTTTCAGCAATTCCGTTACCGACGAGACAAACTACGGCAAGGTAATGAAGCAGATAGACGCGACAAAGCACAAGTATCTGCCGCTGCTGGTAATGAGCAACGACTTTGAAAAGACATGGGAAGAATACCTTGAAGAATATAACAGTATCGACACTCAGGTCTACTTTGACGAGCTCACCGCAGAGGTACACAGAAGAATTGACAAATAA
- a CDS encoding substrate-binding domain-containing protein, translating to MKKFLAVLSTLVMLGTLASCGGTTSTSDSDAGATPSSNTESKTDAKTDDSSESKADESSSSGGKTVGIAMPTKSLERWNRDGEYLKDQFEAAGYSVELKYSDNDTNQQNNDIQGMIADKVDLLLIAAIDGNTLSQTLADAKDAGISVIAYDRLIMNTDAVSYYVSFDNYTVGKLQGEFVRDQLKLDSEAGPYNIEFTAGDPADNNAGFFFNGAYDALKSYIDDGKLKIPSGKTKFEQVATPTWSTDTALENMQNTLASYYSDGTQLDVALCSNDSTALGVAQAISSDYSGKNTVIVTGQDGDIANLKNIVDGKQSMTVYKNVNDEAAATLEVAKSVLSGQTPDASLLSNIKAEAAYDTESYDNGVKVVPSYLLVPYVITKDNLDLLVETNLYKWDSDNKYLESTAETT from the coding sequence ATGAAAAAGTTTCTTGCAGTACTCTCTACACTGGTGATGTTAGGCACACTCGCTTCATGTGGCGGAACAACATCCACATCTGACAGCGACGCCGGTGCAACCCCAAGCTCAAACACTGAATCAAAAACAGACGCTAAAACAGACGATTCATCAGAATCAAAAGCTGACGAGTCTTCAAGCAGCGGCGGAAAGACTGTTGGTATCGCTATGCCTACAAAGTCTCTCGAGCGCTGGAACCGTGACGGCGAATACCTCAAGGATCAGTTTGAGGCAGCAGGCTACTCGGTTGAGCTGAAGTACTCTGATAATGACACAAACCAGCAGAACAACGATATCCAGGGCATGATCGCTGATAAGGTAGATCTTCTTCTTATTGCTGCTATCGACGGAAATACCCTCTCACAGACACTTGCCGACGCTAAGGACGCAGGCATCTCTGTTATCGCTTATGACCGTCTTATCATGAACACAGACGCAGTTTCATACTACGTTTCATTCGATAACTATACAGTAGGTAAGCTCCAGGGCGAATTTGTACGCGACCAGCTCAAGCTTGACAGCGAGGCAGGTCCTTACAACATCGAGTTCACCGCAGGCGACCCTGCTGATAATAACGCAGGCTTCTTCTTCAACGGCGCTTATGACGCTCTCAAGTCATACATTGATGACGGCAAGCTCAAGATCCCGTCGGGCAAGACAAAGTTCGAGCAGGTAGCTACTCCAACATGGTCAACAGATACAGCTCTTGAGAATATGCAGAACACTCTCGCTTCTTACTATTCAGACGGCACACAGCTTGACGTTGCTCTCTGCTCCAACGACTCAACAGCTCTCGGTGTAGCTCAGGCTATCAGCTCTGACTACAGCGGAAAGAATACTGTTATCGTAACAGGTCAGGACGGCGATATCGCTAACCTCAAGAACATCGTTGACGGCAAGCAGTCCATGACAGTTTACAAGAACGTAAACGATGAGGCAGCTGCTACCCTCGAAGTTGCCAAGTCTGTTCTTTCAGGTCAGACTCCCGATGCAAGTCTCCTCAGCAATATCAAGGCAGAGGCTGCATACGATACAGAGTCATATGACAACGGCGTAAAGGTAGTTCCTTCATACCTTCTCGTTCCTTATGTTATCACCAAGGATAACCTGGATCTGCTCGTAGAGACAAATCTCTACAAGTGGGACAGCGATAACAAGTACCTCGAGTCAACAGCTGAGACCACTTGA
- a CDS encoding Fic/DOC family protein yields the protein MAVYKIEGCQWNCYPDTTVLINKLDIRDQQELDALEKQITLLRGIQAEQETEFVNVDFEFYKSLHKTLFGDLYDWAGTLRTINISKKGTVFCDHTELERLGKLKFQRLASQNYLCGLPDSEFLSEVTELYHELNMLHPFREGNGRTLRLFITLLVRSTGRDINFAECAPDMLIIAAVKAAQGDTSLLRNVFGEIISEKM from the coding sequence ATGGCTGTATATAAAATAGAGGGCTGTCAGTGGAACTGTTACCCTGATACCACAGTCCTCATAAACAAGCTCGATATCAGAGACCAGCAGGAGCTGGACGCACTGGAAAAGCAGATAACCCTGCTCCGCGGTATTCAGGCTGAACAGGAGACCGAATTCGTAAATGTGGACTTTGAGTTCTACAAGTCTCTCCACAAGACCCTTTTCGGAGACCTCTACGACTGGGCAGGCACCCTGCGGACTATCAATATCTCCAAAAAAGGCACCGTTTTCTGCGATCACACCGAGCTTGAACGGCTGGGAAAGCTGAAATTTCAGCGTCTCGCCTCTCAGAACTATCTCTGCGGACTTCCCGACAGCGAATTCCTCAGCGAGGTGACGGAGCTGTACCATGAGCTGAATATGCTCCACCCGTTCCGTGAGGGCAACGGCCGTACCCTGCGTCTTTTCATCACGCTTTTAGTACGCAGTACAGGGCGCGATATAAACTTTGCCGAATGTGCTCCCGACATGCTCATCATTGCGGCTGTCAAAGCTGCACAAGGCGATACTTCCCTGCTCAGGAACGTTTTCGGAGAGATAATTTCCGAGAAAATGTAA
- a CDS encoding GGDEF domain-containing protein, with amino-acid sequence MSRSVKKSIGAFAAGILVLFVLIGFVFSYGCVRFIGNKYCERAASSALDFAALTINADKARSSYKTRIKSDDYDSVQNKITAYQRNNNDIISRISLVSFSNSAGVYIFDSGGATLGSRLDYNKYTSSVKAELINGRSSMSTSENGRLIVYRPLRTVDDNLCGTLIVELEKPFETQYYYIIAVVFAVLLLLGLVFVGMLLLFLRKKMFTPIRKIASYLDSLKNNAASEKKDNDSGDKKSGKKESPDASVIFNSDRDDEIGQLSSSLKTLLGDLITGEKTLNQAIYDANHDGMTQHWNKRFYHNMEESFRKCESICFIYFDVNNLKLMNDTLGHESGDFVIKRAADYIRGFIGDGDYCFRMGGDEFLIVMTSGDVRRLDKIIDKLNSDAPYILSRKTDSIKCSLSYGFSYAKGIFSYDAKLAEAEDNMYIKKTELKQLLQMPDR; translated from the coding sequence ATGTCAAGATCTGTAAAAAAATCCATAGGAGCATTTGCGGCAGGCATTCTCGTCCTTTTTGTTCTCATCGGCTTTGTTTTTTCATACGGCTGTGTGCGCTTCATAGGCAATAAGTACTGTGAACGCGCAGCTTCCTCAGCCCTCGATTTTGCGGCGCTGACCATAAACGCCGACAAGGCAAGATCAAGCTACAAAACAAGGATAAAGTCTGATGACTACGACTCGGTACAGAACAAGATAACCGCATATCAGCGCAATAATAACGACATCATCAGCAGGATCTCCCTCGTAAGCTTCAGCAATTCCGCAGGCGTTTATATCTTTGACTCGGGCGGAGCTACCCTTGGCTCACGCCTTGATTACAACAAGTACACTTCATCTGTAAAAGCCGAGCTGATAAACGGCAGAAGCTCCATGAGCACCTCCGAGAATGGCAGGCTCATAGTCTACCGCCCTCTGAGAACTGTTGACGACAATCTCTGCGGTACACTGATAGTTGAACTGGAAAAGCCCTTTGAGACCCAGTACTACTACATTATCGCCGTTGTGTTCGCCGTGCTCCTTCTGCTGGGACTCGTATTTGTGGGTATGCTTCTGCTTTTCCTCAGAAAGAAGATGTTCACTCCCATCAGAAAGATAGCATCTTATCTCGATTCACTCAAGAATAATGCTGCCTCCGAAAAGAAGGACAATGACAGCGGCGACAAAAAATCAGGCAAAAAGGAAAGCCCCGACGCTTCCGTGATCTTCAATTCGGACCGCGACGACGAGATAGGACAGCTCAGCAGCTCACTAAAGACTCTTCTCGGAGACCTGATAACAGGCGAAAAGACTCTCAATCAGGCTATATATGACGCTAATCACGACGGTATGACTCAGCACTGGAACAAGCGCTTCTACCACAACATGGAAGAATCCTTCAGGAAGTGCGAATCCATCTGTTTCATTTACTTTGACGTAAACAACCTCAAGCTCATGAACGATACCCTCGGCCACGAAAGCGGCGACTTCGTCATCAAGAGAGCTGCTGATTACATCAGAGGCTTTATCGGTGACGGTGACTATTGTTTCAGAATGGGAGGCGACGAATTCCTCATTGTAATGACATCAGGCGACGTCAGAAGACTCGATAAGATAATTGATAAGCTCAACAGCGATGCGCCGTATATACTCAGCAGAAAGACCGATTCCATAAAATGCTCGCTGTCATACGGCTTCTCATACGCAAAGGGCATATTCTCCTACGACGCAAAGCTCGCAGAAGCAGAAGACAACATGTACATCAAAAAGACCGAACTCAAACAACTCCTTCAAATGCCTGACAGATAA
- the mmsA gene encoding multiple monosaccharide ABC transporter ATP-binding protein, protein MAEYILEMKNITKEFPGVKALDNVNLKVKPGEIHALVGENGAGKSTLMNVLSGTYPFGSYTGDIVYNGEECRFRTLHDSEEKGIVIIHQELALIPELSIGENMFLGNERKGLFGIDWDKTYHEAGEHMRQVGLKEEATTLIKDIGTGKQQLVEIAKALSKDVKLLILDEPTSSLNEEDSKMLLDLLISFKQKGMTSIIISHKLNEISYVADKITVIRDGATIETIDNADHNIDEARIISGMVGRELSDRYPAREHNVSDKVGMEVSGWTVHHPLYTEKKVVDNVSFNVRRGEIVGFSGLQGAGRTELAMSIFGRSYGSGISGKIKIDGEEKELRNVRDAIKAGLAYVTEDRKGNGLILEESIAKNITMSRLEKVCGKGIINIDKENAVAEEYKQKLRTKTPSVQQAVGNLSGGNQQKVLLSKWMFADPEVLILDEPTRGIDVGAKYEIYCIMNDLVAQGKSVVMISSEMPELLGMCDRIYVMNEGKMVAEMPASEATQEKIMAAILQSDKK, encoded by the coding sequence TTGGCAGAATACATTCTCGAAATGAAAAACATAACAAAGGAGTTCCCCGGTGTCAAGGCTCTCGATAACGTAAATCTCAAGGTCAAGCCCGGCGAGATACATGCTCTCGTCGGTGAGAACGGAGCCGGTAAATCCACGCTTATGAACGTTCTCAGCGGTACATATCCTTTCGGTTCGTATACAGGTGACATCGTGTACAACGGCGAGGAATGCAGGTTCAGGACTTTGCACGACAGCGAGGAAAAGGGAATCGTTATCATACATCAGGAGCTTGCTCTTATCCCTGAGCTTTCAATAGGCGAGAATATGTTTCTCGGAAATGAACGCAAAGGTCTTTTCGGCATAGACTGGGACAAGACTTACCATGAGGCAGGAGAGCATATGCGTCAGGTAGGCCTGAAGGAAGAAGCTACTACTCTTATCAAGGACATAGGTACAGGCAAGCAGCAGCTTGTTGAGATAGCCAAGGCTCTCAGCAAGGACGTTAAGCTGCTCATTCTTGACGAGCCTACGTCCTCACTGAATGAAGAGGACTCAAAAATGCTCCTTGATCTGCTCATAAGCTTCAAGCAGAAGGGCATGACTTCTATCATAATCTCCCATAAGCTCAACGAGATCTCTTACGTTGCCGATAAGATAACCGTTATCCGTGACGGTGCGACTATCGAGACTATCGACAACGCAGACCATAATATCGACGAGGCACGTATCATCAGCGGTATGGTAGGACGTGAGCTCAGCGACCGTTATCCTGCCCGCGAGCATAATGTAAGCGACAAGGTGGGCATGGAGGTCAGCGGCTGGACAGTTCATCACCCGCTGTATACCGAGAAAAAGGTAGTGGACAACGTGTCCTTTAACGTTCGCCGCGGCGAGATAGTAGGCTTTTCGGGCTTGCAGGGCGCAGGACGCACCGAGCTGGCTATGTCGATTTTCGGCAGATCCTACGGCTCGGGTATAAGCGGAAAGATCAAGATCGACGGAGAAGAGAAAGAGCTCAGAAATGTCCGTGACGCTATCAAGGCAGGTCTTGCATACGTTACCGAGGACAGAAAGGGCAACGGTCTCATACTTGAGGAGAGCATTGCCAAGAACATAACAATGTCGCGCCTTGAAAAGGTATGCGGCAAGGGAATCATAAATATTGACAAGGAAAACGCTGTGGCAGAGGAATACAAGCAGAAGCTCCGTACAAAGACTCCTTCTGTACAGCAGGCTGTTGGAAATCTCTCGGGCGGAAATCAGCAGAAGGTGCTCCTTTCAAAGTGGATGTTCGCCGATCCTGAGGTGCTCATTCTCGACGAGCCCACAAGAGGTATCGACGTAGGTGCAAAGTACGAGATATACTGCATAATGAACGACCTTGTTGCACAGGGAAAATCCGTGGTAATGATCTCATCGGAAATGCCTGAGCTTCTCGGTATGTGCGACCGTATCTACGTTATGAACGAGGGAAAAATGGTCGCAGAGATGCCTGCTTCCGAAGCAACGCAGGAGAAGATCATGGCGGCTATCCTTCAGTCCGATAAAAAATAA